One window of the Marinilactibacillus sp. Marseille-P9653 genome contains the following:
- a CDS encoding flippase → MKRNTMKDIFLTFVTKMFYLGGSFIISVLLARLLGAEGRGIVAALFVLPNLIINLADMGIRQSSAYMIGQKKYTVQEVFSSSLVLWLLASIVSILILLGYYMIPSTTQYNWGLIAIAISLVPIKILETYYYGIHQGKQQIEIMNKRHIISFFSRLIGVVILVWILSTGVYGAAVATLLASASVVLYSFWTLKDTVKFKLNYKKGLPQKLFRKGIVFAMVLFILNINYRIDILILERFVSAAEIGIYSVGVGLSELIWQLPTAIGTVLFASSTNSTSDLDAANKAAKLLRFSLVFLVSGSILFALTSKWIVPFIYGNEFQSASEVINLLLPGIILVVIIQILHAALSGRGYPLIGIRIFILAIIVNVILNILLIPIYGINGAAISSTISYAIGGFGYAYVFAKKTDLSLKDVLIIKKEDLNEIKKALKLKK, encoded by the coding sequence ATGAAAAGAAATACAATGAAAGATATCTTTCTAACATTCGTTACTAAAATGTTTTATTTAGGTGGCAGTTTTATTATCTCGGTGCTTTTAGCTAGATTACTTGGAGCTGAAGGTCGGGGGATTGTAGCTGCTTTATTTGTTTTACCGAATTTAATTATTAACTTAGCAGATATGGGGATCAGACAATCATCAGCTTATATGATCGGGCAAAAAAAATACACCGTTCAAGAAGTATTTTCATCTAGCTTGGTTTTATGGTTACTAGCTTCAATCGTTTCAATCCTGATACTTTTAGGGTATTACATGATTCCATCAACAACCCAGTATAATTGGGGACTAATTGCGATAGCCATTTCATTGGTGCCGATTAAAATATTGGAAACTTACTATTACGGGATTCATCAAGGCAAACAACAAATTGAGATCATGAACAAACGACATATCATATCCTTTTTTTCAAGGTTAATAGGTGTTGTAATCCTTGTATGGATTTTGAGTACGGGAGTATACGGAGCAGCAGTTGCGACGCTACTAGCCTCAGCTTCTGTGGTACTGTATTCGTTCTGGACACTCAAAGACACAGTGAAATTTAAATTGAATTATAAAAAAGGTCTTCCACAAAAACTATTTAGAAAAGGCATTGTCTTTGCAATGGTTTTATTTATTTTAAATATTAACTATAGAATCGATATTTTAATTTTAGAAAGATTTGTATCTGCTGCTGAAATTGGGATTTATTCCGTTGGTGTCGGTTTATCCGAGTTGATATGGCAACTACCTACAGCCATAGGAACGGTACTTTTTGCCAGTAGTACGAACAGTACTTCTGATCTAGATGCAGCAAACAAAGCAGCAAAATTACTCAGGTTTTCACTAGTTTTCTTGGTTTCCGGTTCTATTTTATTTGCACTGACTTCTAAATGGATCGTACCGTTCATATACGGAAATGAATTTCAGTCCGCTTCTGAAGTTATTAATTTACTGCTTCCAGGAATTATCTTAGTCGTTATTATTCAAATATTACATGCTGCACTTTCGGGTAGAGGCTATCCTTTAATCGGGATTCGCATTTTTATTTTAGCAATCATAGTAAACGTGATACTCAATATTTTGCTGATCCCAATTTATGGAATTAACGGAGCCGCTATTTCTTCTACAATCAGTTACGCTATTGGAGGTTTTGGTTACGCTTATGTCTTTGCTAAAAAAACTGATTTATCATTAAAAGATGTACTTATAATTAAAAAAGAAGATTTGAATGAGATCAAAAAAGCCTTAAAGCTTAAAAAATAA
- a CDS encoding glycosyltransferase family A protein, whose translation MNQPIVSIIVPTYNVERYIEECLDSIIAQTYQNIEVIVIDDGSTDATPYLLKPYESKVKLTLNKLNKGQGAVRNQGIEKASGKYLLFVDSDDWIESDTVKRLIDKLLETQSDLVRFNGQSFFDGGDLFENGAQYDFSKILDPGKIYEGSEKLSANQKAYSASPCLYMVSRALIMNKDIRFPESILHEDEYFTTKVFLASEQMSYLNHAFYHRRYRVASTMTENTPFHKKRSFNSYLEVFKLLEKLYHSDQYDADEKVFLKRQLLSIYNGLQQSSVEPEMKKVLGDLKSVTLMDKIRLSASRTYTKFKS comes from the coding sequence ATGAATCAGCCAATCGTTTCAATCATTGTCCCCACGTACAATGTAGAAAGATATATTGAAGAATGCCTGGATTCGATTATAGCGCAAACCTATCAAAATATTGAAGTCATCGTAATAGATGATGGATCGACAGATGCTACTCCGTATTTATTAAAACCATACGAAAGTAAAGTTAAACTGACTTTAAACAAACTGAACAAAGGCCAAGGTGCCGTTAGAAATCAAGGTATTGAAAAGGCGTCAGGTAAATACTTGCTATTCGTAGATTCAGATGATTGGATTGAAAGTGATACAGTAAAAAGGTTAATAGATAAGCTTCTTGAAACTCAGTCCGACTTGGTTAGATTCAACGGACAATCCTTTTTTGATGGAGGAGACCTATTTGAAAATGGTGCTCAGTACGATTTCTCCAAAATTTTAGATCCAGGAAAAATTTATGAAGGATCAGAAAAGCTCTCAGCTAATCAAAAAGCTTATTCGGCCTCTCCGTGTTTATATATGGTAAGTCGAGCATTAATAATGAACAAAGACATTCGTTTTCCGGAATCGATTTTGCATGAGGATGAATACTTTACAACCAAAGTCTTTCTTGCCAGTGAACAAATGTCTTATTTGAATCACGCTTTTTATCATCGAAGATATCGAGTAGCTTCTACAATGACTGAGAATACACCTTTTCATAAAAAACGTTCGTTTAATTCTTATCTAGAGGTTTTCAAATTACTCGAAAAACTCTATCACTCAGATCAATATGATGCTGATGAGAAAGTATTCCTGAAAAGACAATTACTTTCAATCTATAATGGTCTTCAGCAAAGTTCGGTCGAACCAGAGATGAAAAAAGTTCTAGGAGACTTGAAGTCTGTTACTTTAATGGACAAAATACGGTTGAGTGCTTCGAGAACGTACACTAAATTTAAATCTTAA
- a CDS encoding glycosyltransferase, with product MFDVSIIMPVYNVSAHLPRAIQSALNQTKMDFELILVNDGSTDNSGEICDQFAEEEPLLIQVIHQKNQGSGKARNAGLRIARGKYIYFADPDDYFKPTLLAENYRLAEKRDAEVVVFGYTKEVEGNPRERETFLPRQPHFYTQKGFRDHFRNFYHFTPYALWNKLYKRAYLKQHKIRFDDQKLGQDALFNLKVYREISIVAFNRNPYYHYVTHNGSAVNRYREDRFVMELNIALQFKNLVEHWGREKEFNDLLKQEFWHPVYLELANITHPDCPMTEEEKVEWIRAVCEEEHIRAYVIKQDLKESNPFRYLLHQRIQKERYLMAIKLMEKRNASANNYSKTFQKLKNFFKS from the coding sequence ATGTTCGATGTATCCATTATTATGCCAGTCTATAACGTCTCAGCTCATCTGCCGAGGGCTATTCAGTCTGCTTTAAACCAGACGAAGATGGACTTCGAATTAATCCTCGTCAATGACGGTTCCACAGATAACTCTGGAGAGATTTGCGACCAGTTTGCGGAAGAAGAACCTTTATTAATTCAAGTGATCCATCAAAAGAATCAAGGGTCAGGGAAGGCCAGAAATGCTGGTCTTAGAATCGCTAGAGGAAAATATATTTATTTTGCAGATCCAGATGACTATTTCAAACCAACTTTGCTTGCAGAAAACTACCGATTAGCAGAGAAAAGAGATGCAGAAGTCGTCGTATTTGGTTATACAAAAGAAGTCGAAGGGAATCCTAGGGAAAGAGAGACCTTTTTACCAAGACAGCCTCATTTTTATACACAAAAAGGGTTTCGTGATCACTTTCGTAACTTTTATCATTTCACGCCTTATGCATTATGGAACAAATTGTATAAACGTGCTTATTTGAAACAGCACAAGATTCGTTTCGACGATCAAAAATTAGGACAAGATGCGCTTTTTAACCTTAAAGTCTACAGAGAAATTTCAATTGTAGCTTTTAATCGGAATCCATACTATCACTACGTAACCCATAATGGGTCTGCGGTTAATCGATACCGGGAAGACCGTTTTGTCATGGAGTTAAATATTGCCCTCCAGTTTAAGAATCTAGTAGAACATTGGGGACGAGAAAAAGAGTTTAATGATTTACTGAAACAAGAATTCTGGCATCCGGTTTATTTGGAACTGGCAAACATTACGCATCCTGATTGTCCAATGACAGAAGAAGAAAAAGTCGAGTGGATTAGAGCGGTATGCGAAGAAGAACACATTCGGGCATATGTAATTAAACAAGATTTAAAAGAATCGAATCCTTTCAGATACTTACTGCATCAAAGGATTCAAAAAGAACGGTATTTGATGGCCATCAAGCTGATGGAAAAACGAAATGCTTCAGCAAATAATTACTCAAAGACCTTTCAAAAGTTGAAGAATTTTTTTAAATCTTAA
- a CDS encoding cell wall-binding repeat-containing protein → MLKKTITSALTASLLATSVPMNVVAVTASEIGATESGTLAEEAVYADSLIFSTYVEGSSNNKAFEIYNGTGSTVDLDGYQVELYPNGNTDPNSILQLQGVLEHGETLVIVNPRASEALLAYADIQNGGITAYNGDDALVLRNNGQVIDSFGQVGERIDWGKDVTLVRNQDVLSGKTVETDAFDPANEWTEYPQDTFNYLGSHLMTGVPGEANPTLPEESEEELSLISMADARTLGTGNEVLVQGVITAKLNNTVQFEDETGGFAIFPASAVQAEVGQQITVRGNISQYNNLLQLQNIAVLETEDAEAVQPRKITGSQVALENESRLIELENVEIISAAGGSETSTNYTVRADGTEFVLRDERNELDIQVGETYETVAGIVQVFNSTWQVIPRSINDVLLDSSIVQAPQANVNSGTVASGTKIQLSSRSENVTIYYTTDGSEPSTDSTLYTEPIELTEDISLKAIAVREDAELSSIAEFNYTVYDAETGIMIHDIQGPGHVSPFDGQTVNDVRGIVTYKYEIRGAVYAHVQTEDDLRDGDRNTSEAIVVYLGGRNFAPDINVGDHVAVTGQVSEYYIDGFSEKEDTDLSVTQINARDDRGGSVEIIETGMELPEAIVIDEVPDEVISPLGFEEFNPELYAIDFWEAMEAMRVEVSDVRAVSPQDHGDVVTVLDSHEAETVNGGILLKEDDLNPERIGFRPQPNNAARDFNVLTGDKFEGKLTGVVMYDYGNYKIYTDLADMEAIHQPANNQPQQTTIEPVEDQLTVASYNLENFAATTSQTSNEKSERLANAIGNDLNSPDIVGLTEVQDNDGPGAGGPEADKSYERLIDAIFAASGTKYEYVNIDPLMNQDGGQPNANIQVGFIYNPERVSFVDSIEKGDATTAAGYENGNMTVNPGRIDPENPVFSNSRKPLAAQFDFQGEQVITIINHWNSKRGDDATFGQNQPIEYGSEVKRKGIAEAVTAFVEEVSTDNPDANIVSMGDFNDFQWTDALKIHEGDYLTNMVNSVPLEERYSYVYQGSSQVLDHILVSNHLAENTKIDMLKINADFTDESGRASDHDPVIVQIAFTDSDETEVPEEPETPEIEVSRIAGEKRFDTAVEISKAGWERSDVVVIANGFEFADALAGAPLAAELDAPILLSRNDKLDDVVMEEIQRLGATRAVILGGDNAVGRQVNQQLGRNGIYTRRIAGENRYETARLISREVSNRTSSEEAIVVSGQNFADALSIASYASQEGMPIYLSRTNTLSEELENTLTDYEQVMFIGGEAAVSSEIESTIEKSGTATTRIAGDTRYDTNLAVLEMMDINGDNLYVATGTNFADALTGSVLAGIEGTGAVLVRDNEETLENFKTFSDQSSFERYTIFGGPAAVSSSIEERLNNF, encoded by the coding sequence ATGTTAAAGAAAACAATTACTTCTGCATTAACGGCCTCGTTGCTTGCAACGTCTGTGCCAATGAATGTAGTCGCAGTGACAGCTAGTGAAATTGGAGCAACAGAAAGCGGGACGTTGGCGGAAGAAGCGGTTTATGCCGATAGTTTAATATTTTCTACATATGTAGAAGGATCAAGTAACAATAAAGCTTTTGAAATTTATAATGGCACAGGAAGTACAGTAGATCTTGACGGATATCAAGTCGAATTATATCCAAATGGAAATACAGATCCTAACTCTATTTTACAATTACAAGGAGTTCTTGAACATGGAGAGACATTAGTCATTGTTAACCCTAGAGCTTCAGAAGCATTGCTTGCTTATGCAGATATTCAAAATGGTGGCATAACAGCTTACAATGGCGATGACGCTCTTGTACTTAGAAATAATGGACAAGTGATTGATTCATTTGGTCAAGTTGGAGAACGAATCGATTGGGGAAAAGATGTAACCTTAGTTAGAAATCAGGATGTATTATCAGGAAAAACTGTCGAAACAGATGCATTCGACCCAGCGAATGAATGGACAGAGTATCCTCAGGACACTTTCAATTATTTAGGATCTCATTTAATGACGGGCGTACCTGGAGAAGCAAATCCAACCTTACCTGAAGAGTCGGAAGAAGAACTTTCACTGATTTCAATGGCTGATGCTAGAACTTTGGGAACTGGAAATGAAGTACTGGTCCAAGGCGTTATAACAGCTAAACTAAATAACACGGTACAGTTCGAAGATGAAACGGGTGGATTCGCTATTTTCCCTGCGAGTGCGGTTCAAGCTGAAGTCGGACAACAAATCACAGTTAGAGGCAATATCAGTCAATACAATAATCTTTTACAATTACAAAATATTGCGGTACTTGAAACTGAAGATGCAGAAGCTGTTCAACCAAGAAAGATTACTGGTTCTCAAGTAGCTTTAGAAAATGAATCCAGACTTATTGAGCTTGAAAACGTGGAGATTATTTCTGCAGCTGGAGGATCTGAGACATCAACAAACTATACGGTTCGTGCTGATGGAACAGAATTTGTATTAAGAGACGAAAGAAATGAACTAGACATCCAAGTAGGGGAAACCTATGAAACTGTAGCGGGTATCGTTCAAGTTTTCAACAGTACTTGGCAAGTCATTCCTCGCTCAATCAATGACGTATTATTAGATTCATCAATTGTTCAAGCGCCACAAGCCAATGTAAATTCTGGAACGGTAGCTAGCGGAACAAAAATTCAATTGTCTTCTCGTTCCGAAAATGTAACCATCTATTACACAACAGATGGTTCTGAGCCTTCAACAGACTCGACATTATATACTGAACCGATTGAATTAACAGAAGATATTAGTCTTAAAGCAATTGCTGTTAGAGAAGATGCAGAATTAAGTTCAATTGCAGAATTTAACTATACGGTTTATGATGCGGAAACAGGAATTATGATTCATGATATTCAAGGACCGGGACATGTCTCACCATTTGATGGACAAACGGTTAATGATGTTCGCGGAATTGTAACGTACAAGTATGAAATTAGAGGTGCTGTATATGCACATGTTCAAACGGAAGATGACTTAAGAGATGGAGATCGTAATACTTCGGAAGCCATTGTCGTATACCTTGGAGGACGCAACTTCGCTCCTGACATCAATGTCGGAGATCATGTTGCGGTAACTGGTCAAGTCAGTGAATATTATATTGATGGATTTTCAGAAAAAGAAGACACAGATTTATCAGTCACACAAATCAACGCCAGAGATGACCGTGGTGGATCAGTAGAAATTATTGAAACAGGTATGGAATTACCTGAAGCCATCGTCATTGACGAAGTACCTGACGAAGTGATTTCACCACTTGGATTTGAAGAATTCAATCCTGAACTTTATGCCATCGACTTCTGGGAAGCCATGGAAGCGATGCGTGTAGAAGTAAGTGATGTGAGAGCTGTCTCACCGCAAGACCATGGTGATGTTGTGACTGTTTTAGATTCTCACGAAGCAGAAACTGTGAATGGTGGAATTTTACTCAAAGAAGATGATTTGAATCCTGAAAGAATCGGGTTCCGTCCTCAACCAAACAACGCAGCTAGAGACTTTAACGTTCTAACGGGAGATAAATTTGAAGGAAAACTAACAGGTGTTGTGATGTATGATTACGGCAACTACAAGATTTATACAGACTTAGCAGATATGGAAGCCATTCATCAACCTGCAAACAATCAACCTCAACAAACAACGATTGAACCTGTTGAAGATCAGTTAACTGTTGCATCATATAACCTTGAAAACTTTGCTGCGACGACAAGTCAGACTTCTAATGAAAAATCTGAAAGACTGGCAAATGCGATTGGAAATGATTTGAACAGTCCAGATATCGTTGGTTTAACAGAGGTTCAAGATAACGATGGACCAGGTGCTGGAGGACCAGAAGCAGATAAGTCCTATGAAAGATTGATTGACGCTATTTTTGCAGCATCAGGCACCAAATACGAATACGTTAATATTGATCCTTTAATGAATCAAGACGGTGGACAACCGAATGCTAATATTCAAGTTGGCTTTATCTATAATCCTGAACGAGTATCTTTTGTAGATTCGATTGAAAAAGGAGACGCAACAACAGCTGCAGGTTACGAGAATGGAAATATGACAGTAAATCCTGGACGTATTGACCCAGAAAACCCAGTTTTCAGTAATTCAAGAAAACCACTAGCTGCTCAGTTTGACTTCCAGGGAGAACAAGTGATTACAATCATTAACCACTGGAATTCTAAACGTGGAGATGATGCGACTTTCGGACAAAATCAGCCGATTGAATATGGTAGTGAAGTAAAACGTAAAGGGATTGCAGAAGCTGTTACAGCATTTGTTGAAGAAGTCTCAACAGATAATCCAGATGCGAATATCGTCTCAATGGGTGACTTCAATGACTTCCAGTGGACAGATGCTTTGAAGATTCACGAAGGAGACTATCTGACAAATATGGTCAACTCAGTGCCGCTTGAAGAACGTTATTCTTATGTATACCAAGGAAGTTCACAGGTACTTGACCATATTTTAGTATCAAACCACTTAGCAGAAAATACAAAAATCGATATGCTTAAAATTAATGCAGATTTCACTGATGAATCTGGAAGAGCGAGTGACCACGATCCAGTAATCGTTCAAATTGCCTTCACTGACTCTGACGAAACAGAAGTACCAGAAGAACCTGAAACGCCAGAAATCGAAGTTTCTAGAATTGCCGGTGAAAAGAGATTTGATACAGCCGTTGAAATCAGTAAAGCTGGATGGGAGCGTTCAGATGTCGTGGTAATTGCGAATGGATTTGAATTCGCCGATGCTCTTGCTGGAGCACCTTTGGCGGCTGAGTTAGATGCCCCCATTCTTTTAAGCCGTAATGATAAACTGGACGATGTTGTAATGGAAGAAATCCAGAGATTAGGCGCTACACGTGCTGTTATCCTTGGTGGAGATAATGCTGTTGGTAGACAAGTTAACCAACAACTTGGAAGAAACGGTATTTATACTAGAAGAATCGCTGGAGAAAATCGCTACGAAACAGCTAGGTTAATCTCTAGAGAAGTTTCTAATAGAACTTCTTCAGAAGAAGCCATTGTTGTAAGTGGACAAAACTTTGCCGATGCATTGAGTATTGCTTCGTATGCTAGTCAAGAAGGTATGCCAATCTACCTCTCAAGAACCAATACACTTTCAGAAGAACTAGAAAATACACTTACTGACTACGAACAAGTCATGTTCATTGGTGGAGAAGCTGCCGTTAGTAGTGAAATTGAAAGTACGATTGAAAAATCAGGAACAGCGACAACTCGTATTGCTGGAGATACTAGATACGATACCAATTTAGCGGTACTTGAAATGATGGATATCAATGGAGATAATCTATACGTTGCGACTGGAACGAACTTTGCGGACGCTTTAACTGGATCTGTTTTAGCTGGAATCGAAGGAACAGGTGCAGTATTAGTTAGAGATAATGAAGAAACACTTGAAAACTTTAAAACGTTTAGTGATCAATCCTCATTCGAACGTTATACAATTTTCGGAGGCCCTGCTGCAGTATCATCAAGCATTGAAGAACGTCTAAATAACTTCTAG
- the galE gene encoding UDP-glucose 4-epimerase GalE: MAILVTGGAGYIGSHTVIELLNENHEVVIVDDFSNSKPEVLNRIKELSGKDFVFHEADVSDKQALAKIFEQHDLEAVIHFAGYKAVGESVAEPLKYYHNNLLSSIVLMELMNEYNVKNIVFSSSATVYGMNNQAPFTEDMPLSTTNPYGTTKLFIEQFIQDQVAADPSWSAALLRYFNPIGAHESGRIGEDPNDIPNNLMPYITQVAVGKREKLAVFGNDYDTEDGTGVRDYIHVKDLAKGHIRAVESVLESIGGAEAYNLGTGVGYSVLDVVKAFETANDVEVPYEIVDRRPGDIGTSYADSTKAHEKLNWAAELGLQDMCRDSWNWQKNNPNGYA; this comes from the coding sequence ATGGCTATATTAGTTACAGGCGGTGCGGGATACATTGGTTCTCACACAGTTATTGAGTTATTGAATGAAAATCATGAAGTGGTCATCGTTGATGATTTTTCTAATTCAAAACCAGAGGTCTTGAACCGAATCAAGGAACTTTCTGGAAAAGACTTTGTGTTCCATGAAGCTGATGTTTCTGATAAACAAGCACTCGCTAAGATTTTTGAACAACATGATCTTGAGGCTGTAATTCACTTCGCTGGTTACAAGGCTGTTGGCGAATCCGTAGCTGAACCATTGAAGTATTATCATAATAATCTACTCAGCTCAATTGTATTAATGGAGCTGATGAATGAATATAACGTTAAAAACATCGTATTCAGCTCGAGTGCAACCGTTTATGGCATGAACAATCAAGCACCGTTTACTGAGGATATGCCTCTTTCAACAACAAATCCTTATGGAACGACTAAATTATTTATCGAACAATTTATTCAAGATCAAGTTGCGGCTGATCCATCTTGGAGTGCAGCACTACTGCGCTACTTTAATCCAATTGGTGCTCATGAATCTGGTCGCATCGGTGAAGATCCAAATGATATTCCAAATAACTTGATGCCTTATATCACGCAAGTAGCTGTTGGAAAACGTGAGAAATTAGCAGTCTTTGGAAATGATTATGACACGGAAGACGGTACGGGCGTTAGAGATTACATCCACGTTAAAGACTTGGCGAAAGGTCATATTCGTGCTGTAGAAAGTGTACTAGAATCTATCGGTGGAGCTGAAGCTTACAACCTAGGTACTGGTGTTGGCTACTCTGTTCTGGATGTGGTGAAAGCATTTGAAACAGCGAATGACGTAGAAGTTCCTTACGAAATCGTCGACCGACGCCCTGGAGATATCGGAACAAGTTACGCGGATTCTACAAAAGCGCACGAGAAACTGAACTGGGCTGCTGAACTTGGGCTTCAAGATATGTGCCGAGATTCTTGGAACTGGCAGAAAAATAATCCTAATGGGTATGCATAA